One Psychrobacillus glaciei genomic region harbors:
- a CDS encoding response regulator transcription factor, producing MTNVLVVDDEKDMRRLIEMHLRQAGLQVIQAENGDDAIEIVQNRVINLVLLDVMMPEKDGFTVCKEIRQFSEVPIIFLTALDAKSDIVRGLQLGGDDYVVKPFTAVELTARINAILRRTGFTTNNATITKGLLVNEIIARQVKLEDKKLVLTLKEYELIRLFMENEGKVFSREQLLELLWGLTYEGGTRTVDTHIKTLRLKLGEVAGKYIETVWGIGYRFEVNQ from the coding sequence ATGACAAACGTTTTAGTCGTAGATGATGAAAAAGATATGCGTAGACTAATCGAGATGCATTTGCGACAAGCTGGACTTCAAGTAATTCAGGCTGAAAATGGCGATGATGCAATTGAAATTGTCCAGAATAGAGTGATAAATCTTGTCCTTTTGGACGTCATGATGCCAGAAAAAGATGGTTTTACTGTTTGTAAAGAGATTCGTCAGTTTTCCGAAGTACCGATTATTTTCTTAACGGCGCTCGATGCTAAAAGTGATATAGTCAGAGGGCTTCAGCTTGGTGGGGATGACTATGTTGTAAAACCATTCACAGCCGTAGAGCTCACTGCAAGGATAAATGCTATTTTAAGAAGAACTGGATTTACAACAAATAATGCGACGATAACAAAAGGATTATTAGTAAATGAGATTATTGCTAGACAAGTAAAATTAGAAGATAAAAAGCTTGTGCTTACATTAAAGGAATATGAGCTTATCCGTCTTTTTATGGAAAATGAAGGAAAGGTGTTTTCGAGGGAGCAGCTACTTGAACTTCTTTGGGGTCTTACCTATGAAGGTGGCACTAGAACAGTCGATACCCATATTAAGACTTTGCGTTTGAAGCTCGGAGAAGTTGCTGGAAAATACATTGAAACTGTATGGGGCATAGGCTATCGTTTTGAGGTCAATCAATGA
- a CDS encoding TetR/AcrR family transcriptional regulator produces MDRRQEIILAATKSFSLFGFKATTMDQIAKIANVGKGTIYTFFENKDILFQEIVLRMINEMKTEAQNVLKEEASFQDNAHHALMKMLEFRETHQLFAKIIAEEKELRTPAVQHVLKQIEQEIVSFIQTKMEKAIVKGEISNVNSELVAYLLFKAYLAFVVDWDLTHKEPLSEECITNLFQDTIFRSLLT; encoded by the coding sequence GTGGACCGTAGACAGGAAATAATTCTAGCTGCTACAAAATCCTTTTCTCTATTTGGTTTCAAAGCAACTACCATGGACCAAATTGCTAAAATCGCGAATGTTGGAAAAGGTACTATTTATACTTTTTTTGAAAACAAAGATATCCTTTTTCAAGAAATTGTACTTCGAATGATAAATGAAATGAAAACGGAAGCGCAGAATGTCTTGAAAGAGGAAGCCTCGTTTCAAGACAATGCTCATCATGCACTAATGAAAATGTTAGAATTCCGTGAAACACACCAGCTATTTGCTAAAATTATTGCGGAAGAGAAGGAGTTGCGAACTCCTGCAGTACAGCATGTTTTGAAACAAATTGAACAAGAGATCGTTTCATTTATTCAAACGAAAATGGAAAAGGCAATTGTAAAAGGTGAAATTAGTAATGTGAATAGTGAACTTGTTGCGTATCTACTATTTAAAGCTTACTTAGCATTTGTGGTAGATTGGGATTTGACACATAAAGAACCTCTTTCTGAAGAGTGTATTACTAATTTGTTTCAGGACACTATTTTTCGTAGTCTCTTAACTTGA
- a CDS encoding FixH family protein has translation MKKILTVLALTTLTLAGCGGKEATTHDSHSHNEGTLEEVVVNIQTPETLPVGQKVALSAKVTQGDKAVDDADQVEFEVWESGMREHGTMLEGKLIKDGVYEANYTFDHDGVYYMFAHTNARGLHVMPKQELKVGNPDMSKVMSDESDDSMGDMHHK, from the coding sequence ATGAAAAAAATATTAACCGTTTTAGCATTAACAACATTAACTTTAGCGGGTTGCGGTGGGAAAGAAGCAACAACGCATGACTCGCATTCACATAATGAAGGTACGCTTGAAGAAGTAGTAGTCAATATTCAAACGCCAGAAACATTGCCTGTTGGTCAAAAAGTTGCATTATCTGCAAAAGTGACACAAGGTGATAAAGCAGTAGACGATGCAGACCAAGTGGAATTCGAGGTGTGGGAGTCTGGAATGCGTGAGCACGGTACCATGTTAGAAGGTAAATTAATAAAAGACGGTGTATATGAAGCAAATTACACTTTTGATCATGATGGTGTTTATTATATGTTCGCTCACACAAACGCGCGCGGATTACATGTAATGCCAAAACAAGAACTAAAAGTCGGCAATCCTGATATGAGCAAAGTAATGTCAGACGAAAGTGATGATTCTATGGGTGATATGCATCACAAATAA
- the plsY gene encoding glycerol-3-phosphate 1-O-acyltransferase PlsY: MNILTLILSYLIGSISFALVIGKMFYKKDIRDYGSGNLGATNAYRVLGIKAGVIVAIADILKGTFACLLPLILGSTVNPIVCGLLVILGHIFSVFASFKGGKAVATATGVFLFLTPLGVFVGFVVFVLTLLFTKYVSLSSMLASIALFIYNLIFEDKVIIALSLLISVSIIILHRQNIKRIVNGTENKIVEN; encoded by the coding sequence TTGAACATTTTAACTTTGATTCTAAGTTATTTAATTGGCTCAATCTCATTTGCTTTAGTAATCGGTAAAATGTTTTATAAGAAAGATATTCGTGATTACGGTAGTGGTAATCTTGGTGCAACTAATGCTTATAGAGTTTTAGGCATAAAAGCAGGAGTAATTGTTGCAATTGCTGATATATTAAAAGGTACATTTGCTTGTTTACTTCCTCTAATACTTGGTTCTACAGTTAACCCTATTGTATGTGGTTTATTAGTCATATTAGGGCACATATTTTCTGTTTTTGCTAGTTTTAAAGGTGGAAAGGCTGTTGCGACAGCAACTGGAGTTTTCTTATTTTTGACTCCTTTAGGTGTTTTTGTTGGTTTTGTTGTGTTTGTGTTAACTTTGCTATTTACTAAGTATGTATCACTAAGTTCAATGTTGGCTAGTATAGCATTATTCATTTACAATCTTATATTTGAAGATAAAGTTATCATTGCGCTTTCTCTACTAATAAGCGTATCAATAATTATTCTACATCGACAAAATATTAAGAGAATTGTAAATGGAACAGAGAACAAAATAGTTGAAAATTAG
- a CDS encoding IS110 family RNA-guided transposase, translating into MHSKMNNKINQVTENTLVVGIDIAKHVHYACFVDERGRVIEKAFSVHQSKEGFESLYEKIRQTLLETQKTEVIVGIEPTGHYWMNLAYFLDQYDIPLVMVNPMHVKRSKELDDNLPTKNDKKDALVIARLLKDGRFSYPRILKEVEAELRIGSTLRSKLTEDLASIKNRIIRWLDRYFPEFTQVFPSFGKMALTALERTPMPQDIQGKTAEELVFLYRQVGGMRAPQLPKAKLLIEKASNSIGLTEGQKMAKHEIATLLRQFRLLEAEIEAVNDQLTEMAKTTMEYDLLASVPGLGDATIVDLLSEVGSFSLYENPRQLIKLAGLTLRENSSGQHKGQKHISKRGRKRLRHILFKVIVPLIRHNLAFKQLHEYYTTRNQNPLRGKQSMVVLCGKLLKILHGICKKKVYFNEQLMMKDLYCLGEAA; encoded by the coding sequence ATGCATTCTAAAATGAATAACAAAATTAATCAAGTAACTGAAAATACACTCGTCGTTGGTATAGACATAGCGAAGCACGTGCATTACGCCTGCTTTGTCGATGAACGAGGACGTGTGATAGAAAAAGCATTTTCTGTACATCAATCAAAAGAAGGATTCGAAAGCTTGTATGAAAAAATTAGACAAACGCTGCTGGAAACACAGAAAACGGAAGTCATCGTCGGCATTGAACCAACAGGTCACTACTGGATGAACTTAGCCTATTTTTTAGATCAATACGACATTCCACTTGTCATGGTAAATCCAATGCACGTCAAACGTTCGAAAGAACTTGATGATAATTTGCCGACTAAAAATGATAAAAAAGATGCATTAGTCATCGCGCGATTATTGAAAGATGGACGCTTTAGCTATCCGCGAATATTAAAAGAAGTAGAAGCTGAACTACGGATTGGTTCTACTCTTAGATCAAAGTTAACGGAGGATCTAGCAAGTATTAAAAATCGAATCATTCGTTGGCTCGATCGATATTTTCCTGAATTCACTCAAGTCTTTCCTTCTTTCGGAAAAATGGCACTTACTGCATTAGAAAGAACACCAATGCCACAGGACATTCAAGGGAAAACCGCGGAAGAACTTGTATTTCTCTACCGTCAGGTAGGGGGTATGAGAGCTCCACAACTACCAAAAGCTAAGCTACTCATTGAAAAGGCTTCAAACTCTATTGGACTGACAGAAGGACAAAAGATGGCCAAACATGAAATCGCCACACTCCTACGTCAGTTTCGCTTATTAGAAGCTGAAATCGAAGCAGTGAATGACCAATTAACTGAAATGGCAAAGACAACGATGGAATATGACCTACTCGCGTCAGTACCAGGTTTAGGTGATGCGACGATTGTTGATCTACTTTCCGAAGTAGGGAGCTTTTCACTTTACGAAAATCCACGCCAACTCATTAAACTAGCGGGACTAACATTACGTGAAAACTCTTCTGGTCAACATAAGGGTCAAAAACATATATCAAAACGTGGACGTAAGAGACTTAGACATATCCTTTTCAAAGTGATTGTTCCTTTGATTCGGCATAACCTAGCATTCAAACAACTTCATGAATACTACACCACAAGGAATCAGAATCCCTTACGGGGCAAGCAATCGATGGTAGTACTCTGTGGTAAATTACTAAAAATATTACATGGGATTTGTAAAAAGAAAGTGTATTTTAACGAGCAACTTATGATGAAAGATCTCTACTGTCTCGGAGAGGCAGCGTAA
- a CDS encoding GNAT family N-acetyltransferase, with product MRLESERIYLRRLCQLDAPIILENTMDEEIRYLTGTNSNFSLEQIKTHIDKINNDSSRYDFAICLKGTDEMIGELSIFDIEEENKKAGFRISMASISLTGKGYETEAIKMVLSFVFEQLQLNRLQLEVFSHNLRGIRAYEKVGFVKEGVLRQSLYYNDVYSDEIIMAILKSDYKNMLL from the coding sequence ATGAGATTAGAGAGTGAAAGAATTTATTTGAGACGTCTTTGCCAGTTAGATGCACCTATTATATTAGAAAATACAATGGATGAAGAAATACGTTATTTGACTGGAACCAATTCTAATTTTTCACTGGAGCAAATTAAGACACATATAGATAAGATTAATAATGATTCAAGTCGCTATGATTTCGCTATTTGTTTAAAAGGCACTGACGAAATGATAGGAGAGCTATCGATTTTCGATATCGAGGAGGAGAACAAAAAAGCAGGTTTCAGAATATCGATGGCTTCCATTTCATTAACAGGAAAAGGATATGAAACTGAAGCTATAAAAATGGTTCTAAGTTTTGTTTTTGAACAACTCCAATTAAATCGTTTACAGTTAGAAGTATTTAGCCATAATTTACGTGGAATTAGAGCGTATGAAAAGGTTGGGTTTGTAAAAGAAGGAGTCTTACGTCAATCCTTATATTACAATGATGTATACTCAGATGAAATTATTATGGCAATACTTAAAAGTGATTATAAAAATATGCTATTGTAA
- a CDS encoding YhgE/Pip domain-containing protein, with protein sequence MIKSEWKSIFKDKKMLISIIAVLFIPVLYAVVYLWAFWDPYSNLNHLPVAIVNSDRGAELDGKQLVLGKELTDKLEESDQFDFVSVNKEEAEKGLLNRDYYLLIEIPENFSQHATTLLDDHPQKMVITYKPNEGNNFLSSQIGATAMERIRTQVNEEVTTTYAEQLFDSITKMGNGFSDASDGAGKLKDGASKVNNGASDLKGYLEQLASSTIELREGTGKVATGIQSATTGSTELNDGLSKLSNGSSQLTEGASQTATGAESLKTGISLYTANVAKLNESYQLLSEKDKALIDSLAQLQTSSSTLKESAEQLSKGSSQVTSGIQALSKQIAEISSTLPTEQAAALTETLKQLETGSSTVTAGLEKLTDGTTALSNGTAQVHSGAAQLSAGYAQASQGVAKLNESSAALIEGSTNLATGTNTLTAKMKEFNTGVNQAYAGSTSLVSGLNQLKSGSTQLQQGTGTLAEKSGEIADGSTKLEDGTKALLDGTNTLQSSLQDASNEAGKVSANDGTYDMVASPVDVKKEEINAVPNYGTGLTPYFLSLGLFVGALIISVVFPLVQTAVKPTGGAKWFASKTVVLAVVGILQSLIVVAIALFVLKLETQSVGMLILTAIITSFTYLAIVQLLVSILDNPGRFVAILILILQLSTSAGTFPLELIPHQLQIFNKLLPMGYSIQSFRAAISTGDVSYYWYNNSVLIGFMLVCLALTFGYFLLLFKKRYSKQSAEA encoded by the coding sequence ATGATTAAATCAGAATGGAAGAGTATTTTTAAAGATAAAAAAATGCTAATTTCAATTATTGCAGTTTTATTTATTCCAGTTTTGTACGCAGTAGTGTATTTATGGGCTTTTTGGGACCCATATTCAAACTTAAATCATTTACCGGTAGCAATTGTCAATTCAGATAGGGGTGCTGAGTTAGATGGTAAACAACTTGTACTGGGGAAGGAATTGACAGACAAATTAGAGGAAAGCGACCAATTCGATTTTGTTTCAGTGAACAAAGAAGAAGCGGAAAAAGGTTTATTAAACCGAGACTATTATTTATTAATCGAAATACCGGAAAATTTTTCTCAGCATGCAACTACTTTATTGGATGATCACCCACAAAAAATGGTGATAACATATAAGCCAAATGAGGGGAACAACTTCCTTTCCTCCCAAATTGGAGCAACAGCGATGGAACGCATTCGTACTCAGGTGAATGAAGAAGTTACTACAACATATGCGGAGCAACTTTTCGATTCAATTACAAAAATGGGGAACGGTTTTTCAGATGCATCAGATGGTGCAGGAAAATTAAAAGATGGTGCATCTAAAGTTAATAATGGTGCAAGTGATTTGAAAGGATATTTAGAGCAATTGGCGAGCAGCACGATTGAGCTTCGTGAGGGAACAGGAAAAGTTGCAACAGGTATACAATCAGCAACAACTGGTTCGACTGAATTAAACGATGGTTTATCTAAACTATCTAATGGTTCTTCCCAATTAACAGAAGGTGCTAGCCAAACAGCAACAGGTGCTGAATCATTAAAAACTGGTATTTCATTGTATACAGCAAATGTAGCGAAATTGAATGAAAGCTATCAATTACTTAGTGAAAAAGACAAAGCGTTGATTGATTCATTAGCACAATTACAAACGAGTTCTTCTACATTAAAAGAAAGTGCAGAACAATTATCAAAAGGCTCTTCCCAAGTAACATCGGGTATTCAAGCACTATCAAAACAAATTGCAGAAATTAGCTCAACACTTCCAACAGAACAAGCCGCTGCCTTAACAGAAACATTGAAGCAACTGGAGACTGGAAGTTCAACTGTAACTGCAGGCTTAGAAAAGCTAACGGATGGAACAACTGCATTATCAAATGGTACAGCTCAAGTCCATAGCGGAGCAGCACAATTGAGTGCTGGATATGCACAAGCTAGCCAAGGCGTTGCAAAATTAAATGAATCATCAGCTGCATTAATAGAAGGTTCTACAAACTTAGCAACAGGCACAAATACGCTAACTGCAAAAATGAAAGAATTTAACACAGGAGTTAACCAAGCTTATGCAGGTTCAACTAGCTTAGTTAGTGGTTTAAATCAGTTGAAATCAGGTTCAACGCAATTACAACAAGGAACAGGAACATTGGCTGAAAAATCTGGAGAAATTGCAGATGGTTCAACGAAATTAGAAGACGGTACGAAAGCATTACTAGATGGAACAAATACATTGCAATCGAGTTTACAAGATGCAAGTAACGAAGCTGGAAAAGTAAGTGCGAATGATGGGACCTATGATATGGTAGCCTCTCCAGTAGATGTGAAGAAGGAAGAAATAAATGCCGTACCGAACTATGGAACAGGCTTAACTCCTTACTTCTTATCACTCGGTTTATTTGTTGGGGCATTAATAATTTCCGTTGTATTCCCATTAGTACAAACAGCTGTTAAGCCGACAGGTGGAGCAAAATGGTTTGCAAGTAAAACTGTGGTCCTTGCGGTTGTAGGTATTTTACAATCTTTAATTGTAGTAGCAATTGCATTATTTGTCCTAAAATTAGAAACACAAAGCGTTGGAATGCTCATCCTTACTGCGATTATTACAAGTTTTACGTACTTAGCTATCGTACAGCTCCTTGTTTCTATTTTAGATAATCCAGGTAGATTTGTCGCTATTCTAATATTAATTCTACAACTTTCAACAAGTGCTGGAACTTTCCCTTTAGAATTGATTCCACACCAATTACAAATTTTCAATAAGTTATTACCGATGGGGTATTCTATTCAAAGTTTCAGAGCGGCAATATCAACAGGAGATGTAAGCTATTACTGGTATAACAATAGTGTGCTAATAGGGTTCATGCTTGTTTGTTTGGCATTAACATTTGGATATTTCCTATTATTGTTCAAAAAACGTTATTCTAAGCAATCAGCAGAAGCTTAA
- a CDS encoding VanZ family protein: MFKNVWKSLFIIYILLVLNFIVIKFNGNIHHVIYTIQDNMERRARGESGANLVPFRTIETYISYMSYDIALKNILGNIIPFIPMGFLIPAAFTSQRNIIKTMISCFLLILCIEIIQLISFLGYFDMDDIILNLLSCFIGFMLFIAYKNVFKIVSKKEMNLL, encoded by the coding sequence ATGTTTAAAAATGTCTGGAAAAGTCTTTTTATTATATACATATTATTAGTGCTTAATTTTATTGTGATTAAATTTAATGGGAATATACACCATGTTATCTATACCATACAAGATAATATGGAGCGTAGAGCTCGTGGAGAATCAGGTGCAAACTTAGTTCCTTTTAGAACAATTGAGACTTATATAAGTTATATGAGTTATGACATAGCTCTTAAAAATATACTAGGTAATATCATTCCTTTTATACCTATGGGATTCCTAATACCCGCGGCTTTTACTTCCCAAAGAAATATAATTAAAACGATGATTTCTTGTTTTTTGTTGATACTCTGCATAGAGATTATTCAATTAATTTCCTTTTTAGGTTATTTTGATATGGATGACATTATTCTAAACCTACTAAGTTGTTTTATAGGATTCATGCTATTTATAGCATACAAGAATGTTTTTAAGATAGTCTCTAAAAAGGAGATGAACCTCTTGTAG
- a CDS encoding sensor histidine kinase: MKKLSFKIWMLLLAFITITIVFLVIFSNFLYEELYVQHTETSMKEVAKNIQRTYSGGVVTDDFIKQTEAYNRFSNIEVFTVRNPRELSACIPFDIDYDSLIGADERAKLIAGNPVTKRGFESRFDREVVSVIYPLVDENRLEGIIYLYVPLTKITELASNDIFFLIGIVSLLLIAMAFISLKSLQRVLTPLAKLKEAAISMANGNYDTRVEVKSQDEVGELAQTFNQMAASIQEEDEKKQDFLSIVSHELRTPISYIKGYGEAFEQNLVSEEQKEEIYHLIVREANRMQKLTNDLLTVSRTEGIESVEISPLIVAESIREVIHLERSNIQGKKLKFSIDVDEELILAADEQMTKRILINIMENAIRYSPVGATIFIANSNNTITIKDEGCGIEAEHLTHITERFYRVNKARSRSDGGTGLGLSIASQLISMQKGKLAFTSEVGKGTTVHITLPIWEDSFI, from the coding sequence ATGAAAAAGTTATCCTTTAAAATTTGGATGCTCTTACTTGCCTTTATTACCATTACTATTGTTTTTTTAGTAATATTCTCTAACTTCCTTTATGAAGAACTTTATGTGCAGCATACCGAAACTTCTATGAAAGAAGTTGCGAAAAATATCCAACGTACATATAGTGGCGGGGTTGTCACAGATGATTTTATCAAACAAACGGAAGCATATAATCGATTTTCCAATATTGAAGTTTTTACCGTACGAAATCCGCGAGAACTAAGTGCATGCATTCCGTTTGATATCGACTATGATAGTTTAATCGGAGCAGATGAACGCGCGAAGTTAATAGCGGGGAATCCAGTTACAAAGCGTGGATTTGAGAGTCGCTTTGACAGAGAAGTTGTGTCGGTTATCTATCCTCTTGTGGATGAAAATCGATTAGAAGGAATCATTTATTTGTATGTACCATTAACGAAAATAACGGAACTAGCATCCAATGATATTTTCTTTTTAATAGGAATCGTCTCTTTATTATTAATCGCCATGGCGTTTATTAGTTTAAAAAGTTTACAAAGAGTGCTGACTCCTTTGGCGAAACTAAAAGAAGCAGCTATTTCAATGGCTAATGGAAACTATGATACGAGGGTTGAAGTAAAATCGCAGGATGAAGTGGGAGAGCTTGCACAAACGTTTAACCAAATGGCTGCTTCCATTCAAGAAGAGGATGAAAAAAAACAAGACTTCCTCTCTATTGTATCCCATGAATTAAGAACGCCCATTAGTTATATTAAAGGGTATGGAGAAGCATTTGAACAAAACTTAGTAAGTGAAGAGCAAAAAGAAGAGATTTATCACCTCATTGTGAGAGAAGCAAATCGCATGCAAAAGCTGACAAATGATTTGCTGACTGTTTCAAGAACTGAAGGTATAGAAAGTGTAGAGATTTCCCCACTCATCGTTGCGGAGTCCATTCGAGAAGTAATCCACCTTGAACGCTCCAATATACAAGGAAAGAAATTGAAATTTTCCATTGATGTGGATGAAGAACTTATATTAGCTGCAGATGAACAAATGACGAAGCGAATTCTGATTAATATAATGGAAAATGCTATTCGTTATTCGCCTGTAGGAGCGACTATTTTTATTGCAAATTCGAATAATACTATTACGATAAAGGATGAAGGATGCGGGATTGAGGCAGAGCATTTAACACACATTACAGAACGCTTTTATCGAGTAAATAAAGCGAGAAGCCGTTCAGACGGAGGAACTGGTTTAGGACTTTCAATCGCTTCGCAACTAATTTCGATGCAAAAAGGAAAACTAGCTTTTACAAGTGAAGTAGGAAAAGGAACGACAGTACACATTACATTACCTATTTGGGAGGATTCATTCATATGA